The sequence below is a genomic window from Uranotaenia lowii strain MFRU-FL chromosome 2, ASM2978415v1, whole genome shotgun sequence.
TCTTGATCTGTTTCCCTGTAACCGGGCCCAAAAATGGCGTTTCTTAAATCACGCGTATGTATTGCTAACTGTGTAATACAGAACCGCGTAAGAACTACTACAGTAGGTAGGTATCATTTAAGTGAGTCACCATCACGAAATGGCGGATGGTCTTAGCGGGTGTTCGTATAACGACTAGTTTGCTTATCTAGTGTCTTAAAATTCCCTTAGGTGTAACATTTTCTACTTATCGAGTTAAAATCACATCCACGCTAATTCTAAGCGTCACTAGAAAGCTATACATACCGAGGCGATATACTTTTCTTAACTATTTAATGCGAAATTTTGACTTTGACTTTGTTTTTGGGTATTATTGTTTCTGAGAGGTTGATGTTTGTCGTCTTAAATCGATTGCAAGGCACATTTGAATTCACATAATCATAATCCGCTATTCGAGGAGTCGAGAGTGTATGGCACAGTTTCGATTTATAAGCTAACTTCATAGTTTCTAAGGTTAGAGTTTAGCGGTCGTTTGTTTTAGAACTGACGCCGTTCTAGGGGCACAACCCGTTGAATGGGGTGTTCCTCGACGAGGTTTGCGCACAGGAAATGTTTGAGGGAATCCTTGTACTGATCGAGGAGGGCCCGCACGACCAGGGCATAGGTGGGCAGGGTCTCGCGTTTGGCCCGCCCTGCTATCAGAGAGCTCTTGATACCGCGGAAGTAATCCCAGAAGAGTTGCGGTCGTTCCGGAAGTCGATACTCCAGCGTTTGCGGTTTGAGGTCCGGCTTAAAGCGATACCCGTGCCGGCGGATCATGTTCGTTGCGAGCTTGAAGTAATCTCGCCGCAAATCGATTTTGAGCAGGTCCAGACGCTCGAACAGCTGGTCCAGAGTGATGGCACGTTTTTCGGTGAACAACCTTAGGGTGCCGCAGATCTCCTGATGTCGATAGTTTAGGAACTCATCAATTTCGTGGCGGATGTCGATGAGGAATCTCCTACGAGGCGATGGGTACGGGATCAGAGGTTGGCTGATAGGTGGGTTGGGTTGTTGTAATTGTTGATTCGTCGTAGGAGCAGGATTGGGAAGTTGCGGTTGAGCTACCGGAACAGGAGTTTCAGGGAGTCGTTGAGGAGTATTGCTTATTCTAGGTTCTAGGTTCAAATTATGCAGAGAGGGTTTGCCCGTAGTCCGAATTACACCCGTTAAGACTGGCGAGTCCTTCATCATCTGCAGGCATTGATCGAAATTTTTAGTTGGACTGTACTGATCCACCTGCTTCAAGGCAGCTTCCCTAAGATTATTCCGAGGAATTGAGGAGTTTTGTTTCATAGCAGTATCTTCTATCGAATACTCTCGCTGATACAGTTGAGGCCTGATCGGTGAACTCAACAGGTTATCCGTTATTCTATACAAGGTGGGATGTTTCTGAATGGGAACGACCTGGGGTCGAATCGCAGCCTTCGGAGGTTTTGGAGCTTTAGGAACATCCACAAAAGACTGCAAAAATGATCGTTGACTCTGTTGACCACCACCGGAATATTTCTCCCGAAAAAGTGGCgaattcttcgaataatccaacgGTTGTTCGCTGTTGTACAGATGCTGTAAGGCCGCAGTTCCGAATCCAAACTGCGGAGGCAGAAATACCGGTGCCCTCGGTGTTTTTGGGGACCGCAGATCGTAGTAAGGTGAGCGCCTGGTCCTTTTTCGTCCTACCGCTTGGGCGATTCGTCCACAGATCAGTGCTTCCTTGTTCTCTGGAGAGAGGGCTTCAGCACTTTTGGGTGCAACTTTAGCGAACTCGTTGTGCGGAGTTGTTGTCGTAGAGGAATGTGAAAACTCTTGGCGACCACGATGGGTATTGCTAATGGTAGCTTTCAGTGGAACCGACTGAGGATGTAAGTCCGGGGAGATTTTCGGAGCGACGAATGCTGACGATCTGTAAGAAAGGAtagaaatcaatgaaaaaacttataCAAATAAACTAAAGAGATCAGATAAATGAATGCATAAAGAGCAGAACCAAAATCAAAACGACACTCAAAGAAGTTTGCTCTAGGGAttattgaatttagaatttttttttttttgtttcgattatagtcgttttaacatctttatgtcattcgcgacttatatcaacgatgaagttgacGGACAAGTcaatgaaaaacttatccggtacaactgttatcgatctttactcttgggctcgaactcacggacatcggctcagaaagcaactgacttgccaactgagctatatcacaagccgttcagtttttttttgtttagaatttttcataattattttttcaaaatgaaaatttgttaatttcttaattttgtctTCGTTTGGAAGCTTTTTGACACTCAAGTTCATCGATCAATCTAGATATTTATTTCAGATTAGACTCAATTCTACttagactcgattatccggtgTCTCGATGATTCGTGATTCGTTTATCCGTGTATTTTGACTCGATTgtccgtttaattttttttcgtgattctattaacgttgaaaataaatatgaaaccaataattttgttCTGGTTTGGATGAAACTTTTGAGTAAACTTTCAAGCGCagttaaagaaaaacaaagttatgctaaaaaaattatcatcaaactAAGCGTTATTGTTATTGAAGTTACAGAATTTCATCATTCATCACATAAGCTTctgttttttgaaaagtgttaaTTTGTTCCACCAGTAGGATTTGTCCTCTTCAAGTCTGCCATTCTGTAAAGCAATTTCCCTAATTTGTAAATGGAAGACACTGAAACTGCATTGCTGTATTCCATGTCTCagttatttaaaagattttatctTTAATGTCAATATGCTTCAAATTGTCGTATTCTCCAGGACGATCCAGAAAACTTCGCATCACCTTCTATCGATATCTAGATTTTATCTTCTGAATCCATCGGCTGTGCAATGCAGTGGTATTTGAAGgcaacaaaaatgttgaaatttaaccaTCGGGGGACCAGTTTGGGGATCTTCAGCTTCAGAGTGGGCTGAACATTTTTCCAATAGATATGTACGCTTCTTTCGGAAGCCTAGCTTTTTCTACATATGCCGTGAGTACAAACACCTTCAAAATCACTCCTTAGAGAATATACGAGTCATCCACGCTTTTTGTAAAGGCCATTTGCTGATCATCATAAGCGGGAGCTTatgaccgactgaaccatgaCAATacctgggcggctctaaggcgacggaGAGTTCCCGGGGAAACTAATCCATCTCTTCGAAGCACAGTATTTGAGAGcagaggcattttcgtgcaaggtcctgcacgtcgatattgttttgctcgctcaaagacaacaagacatgcagagcaaactcgacggcctcaccgaaagctccaaggcagcaagTCTCAAAGTCAATATCGGAAAGGCAAAATCGATAGAGATCAACACAGggaatccctccagtttcatggtagctgggcaacaggtcgaaaaagtggagtgcttccagtatcttggtagccagataacccTTGATGTTGGTACCGAGAAAGACATAGAAACTCGGATCATTAAATCCCGAAATATCTGGCGCTTACACCAGATCTCTCTACTAACGAAAATCAGTAGctttaactcaaacgtcaaattcgtATTATTGTAcggtttttgtgaattttgtgaatcgCTACCTACAGAATATCATTCGTGCTTGTTGGCCTGGCAAATGGATCTTAAACGTGGAACTACATcgtgtcatcaaaaggcactAGAAACGAGATTCGGGAGTGTAAgtagagatggattgggcacacgctgcgaagagatgagaacgagatgcAGAGAGGCACTTGATTGAAATCCAGctggacatcgaagaagaggcagatcCAGAAGCTCATGGCGGTGTAGTATTTTTTagtagttgatcacccaggtatTAAATCCTATTCTATGGATTGCATTCCagggcacggcgagccaccgcggcCCTCTAGTGTGCTattctgggtccatgggtgcaattggtggACTCTAGATACTATATACctctacgccataaagtccacctgggtcTCTGGCCATAATAACCACCCGGACCTGCAACTAGGGTTATACCCATGATtggagaccatactcgcgcaaagCGCTCCACAGCAATACTCGTTTTCGAATCacctccagcatatataccccaTCTTTTATTACGATACAATACTAAGGACCTCTCCCCAAACGAATTGAGTCCCGGTCAGGAGAGAACAAAGACCTCTCCTCTATCGACTTGAGGTCTTGACTCCTCTGTTTTGGCTCGAGGCTCTCTCTCCTTTGCCtgtccgtgtgccgaatcgagagcagcttatcctgaaCACACGCTTGTCACAACACATATCCGGGACTTTACGGAattactcggatgattcccggcgaagacgtcatcttacaccgactcgagtgacgtgaagtcacactacccgagagtattccgcggcgTGAAAACTCTTTCCCCTACGAGCTCGACTGCagagaaggtattgtcttattcCCGCAGCCTCCGGCGCATGGGGCgcgttctactcggatactccgcgacggtaaCGGTGAAGATATCCTACACACGTACGCGACTATAtgcagaaggtatagtcttatctttgtaagcTTTACTGCTAGGGTCGGACACACTCTACTTAGATGCCCTtgacgaaggagtcaccctacatcGGTCGAGGACTGATGCTGGTTCAAACTCCTCTGCAAGGCAGTCATGATCCTCACACATCTttcgcacgatgttgtcggctgtcatACACACTCCTTCGAACCTGGACAGTTGAACACAAAGTGCTATGTTGTTTCAACTATGTCACCGTAGCTTGGGCAGAATGGCGAAGCCACAaatccaaaccgatggtggtactttAGAAGTGCGTCATGCAGATATCCACCTCTCCGTGTTTCCGATCCATCCAAAATccgacgttagggatcaagcgatgggtccaccggccactTTCAGAGCTGTTCCAGGGGTGCTGCCAGTAGGACATCaaggcctctctggcatgttttcGCAAATCGGGCGATAGCTTCCtttagcaagaccgagatgggcatgacccccgccacaacatcatCTTCTACTGTTGGCACTGTTCGGTATCCGCTGACCACCCGCAGGGTTATCAGCCGCTGCACGCCTCAGAGCTTCTGCAGATTACATTGCCTGCTCAAAGCTGCCTTTCCCGTTGCCACTCCATATCGCAAAATGTGCGAGGTCCCTTTTTCAGCTGCAGCGGATCGCTGAGTTGTTCGATATGGCACGCGAGAGGGTTGCCGTTGCCATTGCCATTCTTCTGCATGTATAACCGACATGGCTCATGAAGTTCAGCcgatcgtcgatcatcacccccaggtactAGGATGGAGGCCGGcgtagtctttttttttattagttgatcacccaggtggtaaatcctttttacggattgcattccaaggcacggtgagcgaccgagtccccccagtatgctactctgggtccatgggtgcaattgggcgactcatgatactaagtacccctacgccataaagtccacctggggcctctggccataattcccatccggacctgcaacgaaggctatacccgagatgggagaccaagtccgcgcttaagcgctcatcggcaaactccagcatatataccctgcctcttgttacgattcaagactaaggacctctcctctaacgacttgagatcttggctccgcctggcttggctcgaggccctctcccctttgcccgtccgtgtgccgatcgagagcagcttatcctagacacgcgcctgtcacagcacacgtccggggctttacgaaagactactcggatgattcccggcgaagaattcatcctacaccgactcagatgactcacccgccgacgacgtgaagtcatcctacccgagagtatttcgcggcgtaaatactcttccccctacgagttcgactacgAAGAAGGGCATTCTTCGGGGGTCGTAGCATTCACGGAAACATGGCTCTTCCCCCTACGATTTCCACTGcggagaaggtattgtcttatccccacagcttccgtcgcagagggcgcgttcgactcggatactccgcgacggttACGTTGGAGatatcctacacacagacgcgcgacgtacctggcagctcggcatacgcagctcggcgtagtctagccgctgaaatccgcacagttgacgaaaacCTTGGCTCGCCAGCAGTGGAGGTTTTTTATCACAGCTCTATGCGTCGCAGAAGCTTAAACGAACCATCAGCATTACTGAATGGCATGAACGTCACCCATTTATTACTGATTTTTCTTCCTGGCGCCGAAAGTTCATCTATCTATGGACACAAACACGGAAATTGgtcgtttaaaataaagttaCAACGTCGTCGCTTTCACGGAAACATGGCTTGAACGGCCGTGCTCTTTAGAGTCAGATATTTGCCCAGGTTATATAGTGTTTCATTGCGATCGAAGTGCATGCGTACTGTATTTGCCTCCTGATCGCAAGAGAGATGTTGCTTTAGCTAAGTCTTTTTCGCGCTGCTTATCCAAAGTTAGCTCTCTCTGTGCATCCGAAGATTACATTTTCGTGATTGGTGActtcaattttcccggtttgaagtggtgctccaacCATGGTAGCTTTCTTTACCTGGATCCAGTACGCTCAACATGTTCGACCCTTTCGAACGTCATACTATGCGGCGTGTCGTACGAAAACGGTCGTATGTTGGATCTGTGCTTTGCCAGCCATGGGACTCGCGTACTGTCCGTTGTTTTGAACCTGTTCCGTACGTTAAAGCGGAACACCATCATCCTATCTTATTGGTCTCGCTCGATGTCTCTAAACTTTCTTCTATCGGAAAATTAGCACCCTTCTATTTCGACTTCAAGAATGCCGACTTTGACGACATTTCTCGTACCATGGTTACATACTATCGTCTGGGAATCTGAGCTCCACCTTTCTGATCCCAACGCTCCGGCCGAAAATTTCTCGCACATCTTGAATTACTTTATTTACTTTATCGATCGCCACgtaccaaaaccaaaattactGAATAGAATATACGGACCGCTTGGATCACGACAGTACTAAGATGACTAAAGTCGCCAAAGAGATGTGCCCTTGCTTTTAGAAATTATAACAAGTTAAAAACCTCCTACACTATGGACATTTATTTATCGTATACTAAAttttacttgcaaaaaaaatagtaaacgtTGTCACCAAAACTATCTAGTTTGAGTTCAACGTGACCTCAACTGCCGTAATCTGGCAATCTGACGTATGTGCCATTTTTAGTACGGagctttttgcaaaaactttttttttattgagccttcaagcaaatttcaataattaaatCCGTACACAAACGATGACAAAACATGGCCAAATACATGATTTGTGGAAAAAGTCAACGTCATTTTGTTGTGGAAACAGCTATTATTTCTCACTGTTTCCAAGACCAAATGACGTACACCCATCGTAGCATGCGACGAACCAATTCCAGATATTTTCTTTCTCAATCAGTCAAATATTCGCTTCTCGTGGATGGTAAGCTGTATCCGAACCAAAGAAAAGGAGTTTAAAGCTAAGTACGGTAGCATGAGCGAGAGTGAGTTTGAGGATAAATCGGTAATAGAACAGGTCCCTGGACTAACGAAGCGTGAAACGAATCATTTGGAATCTGTGGCAAACAGGAAACGGAAGCATAATGTGATCCTCCCAACATGTAAATGTGAATTCTATTGCTCGAATCACAGTTCCACAGTGAGGAgaactaaaataaataaagagtATTGGAACCTTGCCCTGGAGAGGGTCTTCATACTCCAGCACAGCCTTCGCCAGGACGTTAAACGCCGACGGGTCGAGCCTGATATTTCCCGTTCAGGTTTCAAAAAAGCATTTTCATATGCTTACAATCTAACAGACGAAAGCAAACCTGTTCACCATTAAAGGTTTTTCTTGAACACGCTGGGCTAAAAATGGAGTAGCTAGTAAGTTTTTCTAACACTTTGTGAATTTCAAGTTGATTTCTTAAATgctatattttttccattttctttcaGCAATGTGATATACAGGGCCCATGAATCAGCAGACATTGAGTTATCCGGGTCAAGAAATTCCTCCGACGAAGTTTCGGTAAGGCCTCTTGCGTACAATAGCCAACATTCAGTCTTAAGTCAACTCTCCTATTCAATAGCGTGGATAGAGGTATCGAAAAGTCAAGAAAGGAACATATTATTAAGGAACTCTGTCCTTTGATGCCGGAAGACAAACGATTGTATTGGAAAAATCTTGAAGTCAACAATAACATtgatgaattctgaatcttgataATATCATTCTAGTCAACAATTATGAAATAACTTAGAAATAAATCGATTATATTATTCTTCCTCTATAATTAATGTTTAGcttatgaatttaaataaaaaaatctaataatccAACCAacttgtcaatattttcaatattaaaacgCATCAttcattatgcaaaaaatattatgtgtatagcaccaaaccgaatagcgacagtaggactagcgacgcttttttactagcgagattcatgtcattcgcaggtttgtttttcttttttcagtctaGTAGGCGTTttcgatgtagtactcgaacattgtttattatgttatttactgtatattttccttaggccatcaatcgcatgctccaagtctccta
It includes:
- the LOC129744274 gene encoding uncharacterized protein LOC129744274 isoform X4 codes for the protein MQQKFHSGTLAAKYSYHQRYHHAADFNTTNSMGYGLVPPLKKPLEDEDDEFIDVIGDGDNPTMMGEPPQQLVISKMAAPPKIYYDQIEKESSDGGFFDREGEELDEDEDERNDLVIECDLDASVGSDRKSEVQKVQKVQNQKVAVRENFDDSDIVFNFTLVDTQLIPNEPTILKKTPEKHRPKQEDAEKNRTPKTHIKDNGFEVQVISPNPKAHAGRELHLIGHNNNVISNSKSSNDNYCGIVSSSSSSNNISNSKLREHLRVHPYQESLARRRSEASLPQQPPREVPISMVYYQHPQSSHVSMTGYSSRTPPVVQPATQIGNRHRSSAFVAPKISPDLHPQSVPLKATISNTHRGRQEFSHSSTTTTPHNEFAKVAPKSAEALSPENKEALICGRIAQAVGRKRTRRSPYYDLRSPKTPRAPVFLPPQFGFGTAALQHLYNSEQPLDYSKNSPLFREKYSGGGQQSQRSFLQSFVDVPKAPKPPKAAIRPQVVPIQKHPTLYRITDNLLSSPIRPQLYQREYSIEDTAMKQNSSIPRNNLREAALKQVDQYSPTKNFDQCLQMMKDSPVLTGVIRTTGKPSLHNLNLEPRISNTPQRLPETPVPVAQPQLPNPAPTTNQQLQQPNPPISQPLIPYPSPRRRFLIDIRHEIDEFLNYRHQEICGTLRLFTEKRAITLDQLFERLDLLKIDLRRDYFKLATNMIRRHGYRFKPDLKPQTLEYRLPERPQLFWDYFRGIKSSLIAGRAKRETLPTYALVVRALLDQYKDSLKHFLCANLVEEHPIQRVVPLERRQF
- the LOC129744274 gene encoding uncharacterized protein LOC129744274 isoform X1: MEFAIMRIRISLLRIDEQRLDQPRQDFNERMQQKFHSGTLAAKYSYHQRYHHAADFNTTNSMGYGLVPPLKKPLEDEDDEFIDVIGDGDNPTMMGEPPQQLVISKMAAPPKIYYDQIEKESSDGGFFDREGEELDEDEDERNDLVIECDLDASVGSDRKSEVQKVQKVQNQKVAVRENFDDSDIVFNFTLVDTQLIPNEPTILKKTPEKHRPKQEDAEKNRTPKTHIKDNGFEVQVISPNPKAHAGRELHLIGHNNNVISNSKSSNDNYCGIVSSSSSSNNISNSKLREHLRVHPYQESLARRRSEASLPQQPPREVPISMVYYQHPQSSHVSMTGYSSRTPPVVQPATQIGNRHRSSAFVAPKISPDLHPQSVPLKATISNTHRGRQEFSHSSTTTTPHNEFAKVAPKSAEALSPENKEALICGRIAQAVGRKRTRRSPYYDLRSPKTPRAPVFLPPQFGFGTAALQHLYNSEQPLDYSKNSPLFREKYSGGGQQSQRSFLQSFVDVPKAPKPPKAAIRPQVVPIQKHPTLYRITDNLLSSPIRPQLYQREYSIEDTAMKQNSSIPRNNLREAALKQVDQYSPTKNFDQCLQMMKDSPVLTGVIRTTGKPSLHNLNLEPRISNTPQRLPETPVPVAQPQLPNPAPTTNQQLQQPNPPISQPLIPYPSPRRRFLIDIRHEIDEFLNYRHQEICGTLRLFTEKRAITLDQLFERLDLLKIDLRRDYFKLATNMIRRHGYRFKPDLKPQTLEYRLPERPQLFWDYFRGIKSSLIAGRAKRETLPTYALVVRALLDQYKDSLKHFLCANLVEEHPIQRVVPLERRQF
- the LOC129744274 gene encoding uncharacterized protein LOC129744274 isoform X3, which encodes MEFDFNERMQQKFHSGTLAAKYSYHQRYHHAADFNTTNSMGYGLVPPLKKPLEDEDDEFIDVIGDGDNPTMMGEPPQQLVISKMAAPPKIYYDQIEKESSDGGFFDREGEELDEDEDERNDLVIECDLDASVGSDRKSEVQKVQKVQNQKVAVRENFDDSDIVFNFTLVDTQLIPNEPTILKKTPEKHRPKQEDAEKNRTPKTHIKDNGFEVQVISPNPKAHAGRELHLIGHNNNVISNSKSSNDNYCGIVSSSSSSNNISNSKLREHLRVHPYQESLARRRSEASLPQQPPREVPISMVYYQHPQSSHVSMTGYSSRTPPVVQPATQIGNRHRSSAFVAPKISPDLHPQSVPLKATISNTHRGRQEFSHSSTTTTPHNEFAKVAPKSAEALSPENKEALICGRIAQAVGRKRTRRSPYYDLRSPKTPRAPVFLPPQFGFGTAALQHLYNSEQPLDYSKNSPLFREKYSGGGQQSQRSFLQSFVDVPKAPKPPKAAIRPQVVPIQKHPTLYRITDNLLSSPIRPQLYQREYSIEDTAMKQNSSIPRNNLREAALKQVDQYSPTKNFDQCLQMMKDSPVLTGVIRTTGKPSLHNLNLEPRISNTPQRLPETPVPVAQPQLPNPAPTTNQQLQQPNPPISQPLIPYPSPRRRFLIDIRHEIDEFLNYRHQEICGTLRLFTEKRAITLDQLFERLDLLKIDLRRDYFKLATNMIRRHGYRFKPDLKPQTLEYRLPERPQLFWDYFRGIKSSLIAGRAKRETLPTYALVVRALLDQYKDSLKHFLCANLVEEHPIQRVVPLERRQF
- the LOC129744274 gene encoding uncharacterized protein LOC129744274 isoform X2, coding for MVINPARSSVFYRRQQHFDFNERMQQKFHSGTLAAKYSYHQRYHHAADFNTTNSMGYGLVPPLKKPLEDEDDEFIDVIGDGDNPTMMGEPPQQLVISKMAAPPKIYYDQIEKESSDGGFFDREGEELDEDEDERNDLVIECDLDASVGSDRKSEVQKVQKVQNQKVAVRENFDDSDIVFNFTLVDTQLIPNEPTILKKTPEKHRPKQEDAEKNRTPKTHIKDNGFEVQVISPNPKAHAGRELHLIGHNNNVISNSKSSNDNYCGIVSSSSSSNNISNSKLREHLRVHPYQESLARRRSEASLPQQPPREVPISMVYYQHPQSSHVSMTGYSSRTPPVVQPATQIGNRHRSSAFVAPKISPDLHPQSVPLKATISNTHRGRQEFSHSSTTTTPHNEFAKVAPKSAEALSPENKEALICGRIAQAVGRKRTRRSPYYDLRSPKTPRAPVFLPPQFGFGTAALQHLYNSEQPLDYSKNSPLFREKYSGGGQQSQRSFLQSFVDVPKAPKPPKAAIRPQVVPIQKHPTLYRITDNLLSSPIRPQLYQREYSIEDTAMKQNSSIPRNNLREAALKQVDQYSPTKNFDQCLQMMKDSPVLTGVIRTTGKPSLHNLNLEPRISNTPQRLPETPVPVAQPQLPNPAPTTNQQLQQPNPPISQPLIPYPSPRRRFLIDIRHEIDEFLNYRHQEICGTLRLFTEKRAITLDQLFERLDLLKIDLRRDYFKLATNMIRRHGYRFKPDLKPQTLEYRLPERPQLFWDYFRGIKSSLIAGRAKRETLPTYALVVRALLDQYKDSLKHFLCANLVEEHPIQRVVPLERRQF